Proteins co-encoded in one Vibrio aquimaris genomic window:
- a CDS encoding ExeA family protein has translation MYLENFGLTQLPFHLTPNTELFLGLEPHYEAIQTVHSAVQMGEGLIKVTGEVGTGKTMVCRILVNQLDKEVQLVYLPNPALDGDELRRAIASELDVIPTDTTTLVGDIQAKLIELARVGEQVVLFVDEAQALSDEALEVLRLFGNLETEHSKLLQIVLLGQPELDVRLEQHHLRQFRQRITFSAQLRRLTLSEVVAYIDNRLEKSGAENELFTLGHKKAIWKASRGIPRLINQICHKCLVLASSQGYEVVHNRHLYSAIHDTYDSCKPKFKSPLIWGWSIS, from the coding sequence ATGTATCTTGAAAACTTTGGTTTAACCCAACTTCCCTTTCACTTGACCCCAAATACAGAATTATTCTTAGGTTTGGAGCCTCACTATGAGGCTATTCAGACCGTGCACTCTGCGGTTCAAATGGGTGAAGGCTTAATCAAAGTCACAGGTGAAGTGGGGACAGGAAAAACCATGGTATGTCGCATTTTGGTCAATCAATTAGATAAAGAGGTGCAACTGGTTTATCTACCTAATCCTGCTCTTGATGGGGATGAATTACGCAGAGCGATTGCCTCTGAACTTGATGTGATACCTACCGATACCACCACGCTTGTTGGAGATATTCAAGCTAAACTCATAGAGCTAGCCCGTGTGGGTGAGCAAGTGGTTTTATTCGTTGATGAGGCTCAGGCATTGAGTGATGAAGCGTTGGAAGTGTTGCGTTTGTTTGGAAATTTAGAGACAGAACACAGCAAATTACTACAAATTGTTTTGCTGGGTCAGCCTGAACTAGATGTTCGCTTGGAACAACACCACCTGCGTCAGTTTAGACAGAGAATTACTTTTAGTGCTCAGCTACGAAGACTAACTTTATCTGAAGTGGTGGCTTATATTGATAACAGACTGGAAAAATCAGGGGCTGAAAATGAGTTATTTACACTTGGACACAAAAAAGCGATTTGGAAAGCAAGTCGAGGAATACCGAGATTGATTAATCAAATTTGTCATAAGTGTTTGGTGCTAGCATCTAGTCAAGGGTATGAAGTGGTGCACAATCGGCATCTGTATAGTGCTATTCATGATACTTATGACAGTTGTAAACCCAAATTTAAAAGCCCGTTGATATGGGGGTGGAGCATATCATGA
- a CDS encoding tetratricopeptide repeat protein, translated as MSVINNALSELVKGHSQQSEPVVKAYVEPIKQRRVIPWVVGSFTLSLAVGGWTLSVDSPLETDQVSRSETIAPVPKKVLSPTSKPSVSTDTIYTADSTDLTTEKKRIVTSLNTASSTPSQSRTHKVARVEKPIQHAPAQSGEMVIHQVELTPVQLAEKAQQRASKALDNNNLEQALDEYQLSLRYEPSNIEVRKKLSALYYGKGDVRRAVEILNKGIQIDKESVVLRLSLAKLLIKENQNDAALTALVHVPKNASVDYISLRAALAQKSNHDDIALNSYQNLVSLDPDSGRWWLGLGIQQERALDLPSAEEAYQQALSKLGLSSQSQQFIRDRLALIRKLEERPDAN; from the coding sequence ATGAGTGTCATTAACAATGCGCTTTCTGAGCTTGTGAAAGGTCACTCGCAACAGTCAGAGCCAGTGGTTAAAGCGTATGTCGAACCGATTAAACAGCGCAGAGTAATTCCTTGGGTTGTTGGTAGCTTTACGCTAAGTCTTGCTGTTGGCGGGTGGACTCTCTCCGTTGACTCTCCACTTGAAACTGATCAAGTATCAAGGTCTGAAACCATAGCACCAGTGCCTAAAAAAGTACTATCACCTACGTCCAAACCTTCAGTGAGTACTGATACTATTTACACTGCGGATTCCACAGATCTAACTACAGAAAAAAAACGCATTGTTACAAGCCTGAACACAGCTTCCTCGACGCCCTCACAGTCTAGAACGCACAAGGTTGCCCGGGTCGAGAAACCTATCCAACACGCACCAGCTCAGTCAGGTGAAATGGTGATCCACCAAGTTGAGTTAACGCCAGTACAGTTGGCAGAAAAGGCTCAGCAGAGAGCAAGCAAAGCATTAGACAATAATAATCTTGAACAAGCATTAGATGAATACCAGCTTTCTCTTCGTTATGAACCCAGTAATATTGAAGTACGCAAGAAGTTGTCAGCTTTGTATTACGGTAAAGGCGATGTGAGAAGGGCTGTCGAAATATTAAACAAAGGGATTCAAATTGATAAAGAATCTGTGGTTCTCAGATTGTCTCTTGCCAAGTTACTTATTAAAGAAAATCAAAATGATGCTGCGTTAACGGCTTTGGTCCATGTTCCAAAAAATGCATCTGTTGATTACATCTCATTGAGAGCAGCATTGGCACAGAAGTCGAATCATGATGATATAGCACTCAATAGCTACCAAAACCTAGTGTCTCTGGATCCTGATTCAGGCCGCTGGTGGCTAGGGTTAGGTATTCAGCAAGAAAGAGCACTGGACTTACCTAGCGCTGAAGAAGCGTATCAACAAGCGCTAAGTAAACTTGGTCTATCGAGTCAGTCTCAACAATTTATTCGCGATCGTTTGGCTCTTATACGTAAGTTAGAGGAGCGGCCTGATGCAAATTAA
- a CDS encoding GspE/PulE family protein, protein MQIKLRKRLGDLLVEEGIITESQVEDALAAQKSSGRKLGDTLIELGFLTESDMLNFLSRQLDIPLIDLARAHVDVDAVQLLPEVHARRLRAMVIGRQDNTLRIAMSDPADLSAQEALLDQLSQYAVEFVITPEKQLVDGFDRYYRRTKEIASFAEQLQAEHQVTDSFDFNIEDEDSDEVTVVKLINSLFEDAIQVGASDIHIEPDADVLRLRQRIDGVLHETLLNEVNVAPALVLRLKLMANLDISEKRLPQDGRFNIRSKGQSVDIRMSTMPVQHGESVVMRLLNQSAGVRKLEESGLPEHLLERLRRQLKRPHGMILVTGPTGSGKTTTLYGALTELNQPGKKIITVEDPVEYRLSRVNQVQVNPKIDLDFATILRSFLRQDPDIILVGEMRDQETVEIGLRAALTGHLVLSTLHTNDAVDSALRMMDMGAAGYLVASAVRAVVAQRLVRKVCPDCKTDDKLEEAKRQWLAQRFPNQEQASFVKGRGCQNCNLTGYQGRIGVFEMLELEYEMMDMLRAGDAVGFASVARQAESYKPLLASAMELALQGVVSLDEVMTLGEGDASGSVDAIYL, encoded by the coding sequence ATGCAAATTAAACTAAGAAAGCGTCTTGGTGACCTATTGGTTGAAGAGGGCATTATTACCGAATCTCAGGTAGAAGATGCCCTAGCGGCGCAAAAAAGCTCAGGTAGAAAATTAGGTGACACACTGATTGAGCTGGGCTTTTTGACTGAGAGCGATATGCTCAACTTTTTATCTCGGCAGCTAGATATTCCTTTGATTGATTTAGCCAGAGCGCATGTCGATGTTGATGCAGTGCAGCTCCTGCCTGAGGTTCATGCACGTCGACTGCGCGCAATGGTGATTGGCCGTCAAGACAATACACTCAGAATTGCGATGAGCGATCCTGCGGATCTATCGGCTCAAGAAGCCTTGCTCGATCAACTGTCACAATACGCAGTAGAATTTGTCATTACGCCGGAAAAACAGCTAGTTGATGGCTTTGATCGTTACTACAGGCGCACCAAAGAAATTGCATCCTTTGCCGAGCAATTACAGGCTGAACATCAGGTTACTGACTCATTTGACTTCAACATTGAAGATGAAGACAGTGATGAAGTCACTGTGGTCAAACTGATCAATTCTTTATTTGAGGATGCGATTCAAGTTGGAGCTTCAGATATTCATATTGAGCCAGATGCGGATGTATTGCGTTTACGCCAACGTATTGATGGCGTGCTACATGAGACTCTTCTTAATGAGGTAAATGTCGCGCCAGCCCTTGTGTTACGACTTAAGCTGATGGCTAATCTGGATATTTCAGAAAAGCGCTTGCCTCAAGACGGGCGTTTTAATATTCGCTCTAAAGGCCAATCAGTAGACATTCGTATGTCTACCATGCCAGTGCAGCACGGCGAATCTGTGGTAATGCGTTTACTTAATCAGTCCGCAGGGGTACGCAAGCTTGAAGAATCCGGCCTACCAGAGCATCTACTAGAACGCCTAAGGCGCCAGCTGAAGCGCCCACATGGCATGATATTGGTTACAGGTCCGACAGGTTCAGGTAAAACCACCACGCTTTATGGTGCATTAACAGAGCTCAACCAGCCGGGCAAAAAAATAATCACAGTCGAAGATCCCGTCGAATATCGCTTGTCGCGTGTTAATCAGGTTCAGGTTAACCCCAAAATAGATCTCGACTTTGCCACAATCTTGCGCAGTTTTCTGCGCCAAGATCCAGACATTATTCTTGTTGGGGAGATGCGTGACCAAGAAACGGTTGAAATTGGATTGCGAGCAGCACTAACTGGGCATCTGGTTTTAAGTACTTTGCACACCAATGATGCTGTAGATAGCGCCCTGCGTATGATGGATATGGGAGCGGCAGGTTATCTTGTAGCGAGCGCCGTGCGAGCGGTTGTAGCCCAAAGACTAGTCCGTAAGGTATGCCCAGACTGCAAAACAGATGACAAATTAGAAGAGGCCAAAAGACAATGGCTAGCGCAGCGTTTTCCTAATCAAGAACAAGCGTCATTTGTTAAAGGACGAGGTTGCCAAAATTGTAACCTAACAGGGTATCAAGGCAGGATCGGTGTGTTTGAAATGCTCGAATTAGAGTATGAGATGATGGATATGTTAAGGGCCGGGGATGCCGTTGGGTTTGCGTCTGTTGCTCGCCAAGCTGAAAGTTATAAACCCCTTCTGGCATCAGCGATGGAACTGGCTTTACAAGGCGTGGTGAGTTTGGATGAAGTTATGACGCTTGGGGAAGGCGATGCGTCAGGCTCTGTCGATGCTATTTATCTATAG